From a region of the Triticum aestivum cultivar Chinese Spring chromosome 7D, IWGSC CS RefSeq v2.1, whole genome shotgun sequence genome:
- the LOC123166655 gene encoding transcription factor ILI5, whose product MSGRRSRGSVSEEEINELISRLQTLLPTARRRGSSSSQASTTKMLKETCSYIKSLHREVDDLSDRLSDLMSTMDNNSPAAEIIRSLLR is encoded by the exons ATGTCTGGCAGGAGGTCGCGCGGCTCCGTGTCGGAGGAGGAGATCAACGAGCTCATCTCCAGGCTCCAGACCCTGCtccccaccgcgcgccgccgcggcagcagcagcagccag GCGTCGACGACGAAAATGCTCAAGGAGACGTGCAGCTACATCAAGAGCCTGCACAGGGAAGTGGACGACCTCAGCGACCGCCTCTCCGACCTCATGTCCACCATGGACAACAACAGCCCCGCCGCCGAGATCATCCGCAGCCTCCTCCGCTAG